The Lytechinus variegatus isolate NC3 chromosome 11, Lvar_3.0, whole genome shotgun sequence genome contains the following window.
aaaatgacCTGGAAACTTCCCCAAAATATAAATGGTTGCATAGATTAAGCGGCATGTCTCATATGTATTTTATAGTATAATAGGCCTACTTCTTTTGGTCGTAAGACGAGTTTATCTCTGGAGGTAGTCGGCCTTCGCACGTGATGACAGACTTTACTGTTCgcatttttgtaaaattaagctttcaattattttcaattcaataatttattatataattttaATCCCAAATCAGAGCCAGAATTTCAGAAACGGACACAGAATTATTTGTGACCCACCCCCTCCTGCCGGGGGGAAGAAGGTCATCTCTTCTAAATCAGTTACTTTCTCTGCCTAGAAAAAATCAAGctacattttaaaaaagacaaaaggGGGCTTATTttcatccccactttccctatAGAGGGTCACAAAATTAGAAGGGAAAGAGCATGCCACAGTATATTCTTTAAATTCAGATTTTGAGAAAGTAAGGGTGGCACGAGCCCGTGAGTTCTGTCCCCGGGATCCACGCCTGACTATTATTATAATCTTCGAtcatatgaaatgcatggatgcagaaataaaagcaaCCCCCTACATAtgttttatgtcaaagatgtcTCTAAATTTTGATCCGATGCTCGTACATCTCCTGATACGAGGCCATCGTCATCTCGATTCCCTTTATGACGTCAGGAGTCATTTGGTCACGTGGTACCTGTTTACTTGGCGGCATGAAACATGAGCTGTGCATCGCCCTGCCGTAGAAATCCGCCATCTGCATCAGTTGGTCGTCCCCGCACTGCTTCCACGTCTTGAAGGTGTCTAAGGACGAGTCCCACTGGAGAAGCGACTCGCTAAAGGGAAGGCCAACCAACTCGCAATACTTCTTCAACATCTCCTTTGGATGTGTCAGAAGATCATCGGCGTCGATGACGATTGGTTCCTCTTCCAACTCAGAGCGGACGTACTTCCAGAACTCGTAGACAGCCAGGGTATAGTAGCCGTCGTCCATGTGCGGGTCGTCGCGCGTGACGTCGAATGTGTCGTAGTCGGCTGCGGGACCTTCCAGGAGGCCGTGAGATTTACCGTGATGGTAGTAGGAGTTACGGAAAGAGTATAGGGCCCTCTCTGGTGTGCGAATGAGAAACGTATGCCTGAAGCCTTTGGGAAGGTATTGGTAGGTTTCCTTGCTGATACCAAGACACATGTCTTTGACAAAGACATAGCGCCCTTTAGCTGCCTCAAGCCTTGGTTTGACGTTAGCGTACCTGTTAAAGATTAAAGAGTACGTACTTCGTAAAATGTCAGCTTAGATTAAAaacattataggcctatatttttgtAACTCTGTTGAACGAAGCTTTATTATGTGCCCTATCTACATAGCGAGATATTTTGTCTTGTCGTGGCAATTCAATAGCGTTTTTATGTCGACATTGCCaaatatattgtcaaatctaCTTGAGAGCCTTATCATGCTAAGTCTGCCAAGACGGCCAATGAAATTACGTCATGGTGAGTTACATTAGCTAGCTTGGGCAATCACGACGGGGACGGATTCTACAACAtagaaaattgatataaaatgtcCGCCAAATCTTTATGAACAGCTGAAAATTCTTTGTCGAAAATCTTAATGAACAGGAGAGCTGATCATCGTAAGATTCTAatctgacgaaaaattgcacaTAAGTCGTTTGTCAAGAGTCCATGCAGGACGAAGCAGCTGTTTTGATTTTCGACTAAGACTGCTTTGTGATTAAGGGCTTAATTTCACAATAGATTCTTAACGTTACAGAAAGTGTATGCGTTATGGTTACGAAAACTCCATAATGacggaatataatttttttcataagtcGACTTGGTATATCAACATAAGGCATTAAGTCGAATTAGCAAGATAAAATACCTCGCCATCCCGACAAGCGGATGGCACTTCAAAGCTTCCGAACGGTTAAAAGTTGCTTTTACTGCTGAATTCACCCCCCCCGACAAActataaaattttacccaatattgggtagaaaaggaacatgcatgtttgctgggtaattTTTGTTACCCCATGTTgggaaaaaatcatgttttatactctttcaacgcaacatttcgtaaaaTTTACTgaatatttggtatctttttacccaaccaacatggatgttcccattttacccaatattaggAAAACCTATTTTTAGAGTGCATTCACAATCATATATCATTCAAATCAAATGGGCTGAACGTGTGATAACGATTGTCCCAAGGGGTGTGAATTTCAACAGGAGAATATCTATGGAATCATGTGGAGGATGATTATAACAGACAAAGCACACGATTCGCGTAGGCTAAATAATGTAATGATGAAATTATATAGTCATCATCTTTTGGtcacaaattattttattagtattatcatcgtcgtcattACGGTAAACCccgtcattattatcatcattatcgttattCTTTTACAATCGATTTGTTTTATGAAGATTATTTATACTGTTATTATCGTTACGATTAATTTTAattgtcattattgttattatagtACACTCTCTAAATTCATTAGACTGAAATAGATTGTGATCAGTGACCAATCCAAAGTTAGATTGAAGTTAATCGATTTAGAATACAATCTTACCCTATTGAAACTTTTGATCCAATATTTGATTGTTCCCTGAACACAATCTATTAGATTGACTTTCAATCTATGGGATTATTGTACTTTACGTTCTatattgaagaaagaaaatatcattctgatatattatatatatcatttattgcAATTATTACTCTCAATGTAATAACAGATACAGCGGTATCACTGTAATTGCCGTCTTTTAGtttcatcatcactaccattatATCCCCGTActattacatcatcatcatcatagttatCATTATTCATAATCTCCCTGCTGGAAAGAACGCAGTGTCCCACAGTGTGatgacagtgtgttcacatagtggactgtgtcaaaatattattcacacttttaaaatgctgaaattcaacagtgtgaagatattttcacactgtggacacctcaacagcgtgactgttcacagtgtgttcacatgttCAACTATGTTGACATGTGATTTACACTGTTAAATGCTCAAATTCATAAATGTGAAGGTATTTCCACACTGAGGACACATCGACAGTGTGACCGTTTCCcacgtgttcacatggtcgagtatgtgattcacactgttgaaatgatcaaaaataacattgaagagaTGTATTAAAAGGGATTAaaactgtggacacctcgaccgTGTGACTGTTTACAGCGTGTTCACACGGTGAACTACGTGAacatgtgattcacactgttgaaattgtcaaatttaacagtgtgaaggtgatttcacataGTATtccacactatgaacacactgtgacacacaatgtgaacacactgtgttctttccagtagGGCTCTTCCTCAAGGATATCATAAagaatgatttcatttcatacacAATTCGTTCGGTGATTACGTTAGACCCTGTGAAGGTCCGTATGAGCTCCGTGGTCTTCGCGTAGATGTCTTCGTTACCTTCGAGAACGAAAGGAAGATCGACATTGAGTTTCTTCTTCACTTCTTTGGACGACAGATAACAATAGACAAATGGTTCCGACCAGATCTATGAAGGGCAGATCAAATAATCAAACTATGAATAACATGTTAAAAAGTAAAAGTATATTTATCATGCTTCTGCAACTTCAAATgctataaatataatatattttattggtGAAAAGAAAACCAACTTAATTTTCTGGTAGCATTTGAAGgaaaagttcaccctgaagaaaattttCTTGTAACAATACCggaaaaaatgatttaacaaatattggtgaaggtttgaagaaaattcatcaaacatgtcaaagatTACGAAAGTTCTTAGATTTGTAGTTTTTTCTATATGTGACGTCAAATAGTATATAGCTAGCAAATAGCAGTTGCCCCATTATGTtatgtaaatataaaatgcataattttttttcaatggttcatgatgacaatgataactAAAGTTCTTTTTCTTTCAGGAGCGATGGTGAATGTTTTTTAAACTGTtgtataattataaataatgtaTAAATCATAAGCAATGGCAACGTGATATCTAATATTAGTAGCGATAGATAGTGCATTGTGTAAATTTCATTATGTCACAATTAATGCATTaaaacagacatgataaatGCATTTTACACAGGAAATATAACCCCTACATTTATGTAGGCCTGTGTCAAGTCTTCTTCTTAATCCATTTTGGCATCCTATGTCGTATTCATTTTAGATGTTTTGtcatcaatcattatcaaaCACTTGAACTTTATTCCCACCGCCTTCCAGGTGCAGATTGAAGGTATttctatatcattttatttggagGGGGcactgattttattttcttcttgatatattttgtcacaagaaagcaataacaaaaaTGTCTTCACTTCGAAAAAGGGATCTCTTTTAATCTCCTGTTCTAATGGGAAAACAAGAGGGGCACAGATTACTACGTGGTTTATATATTTGGCCAAGAAGGGGGCATTTGTCCCCCCACACCCTGGATCAACATAATCCTATAATTGTCTATGAGCATGATATGAGTGCAAAGGTAAAGTATATTGTATTTGAACATGACTCTTCATTTAACTTTAAATAGGGTTTCCAGAGATTTACCAGGGCGACATTCGATCTAAAAGAAAATCACCTTAACATAACACCAGACTTATTTTAGTTTAGTTTAAAGGGGAACTGAGAATAATTATGTGCATACATATAATAAAAATCACAGAGCTACacaatgaaatttcatcaaaatatgataagaaatataaaagttAATGAATTCTAAAAGTTAAGCAGTGTATTTTAAACAGTTACAATTTTGTACGTCGACcgtaatgaatatgcatgagatgggttgatgatgttgtatcaccactttcccttttttatacgtgtattacataaaatcataattatttcaactttCCATGCATGTTTGTCTGTCTCACCTGTATTTTGCAGCAATGATTATCTTACCaatcaatcattatcattttttcccattattttagatttttttaataaatgcaatttcagaaaataaaatacaaaatgacaaggggatatgacatcaccaGCTTGctgattgtgtatttttttgcaggagtttctgcattaattgtaaagtcaaaataaatttacaatacataaacataatcgtagtatgacatgaaaatacATTGTAATGTGACAAAATAGTAGTGTCATAACAAAATTTAGACATGAATACAATTTAAGGATAAGACAAAGTAATGcaaaacaaatgcagtggcaaactatataagcaaaataaatgcttGAGTAATAGCAGCCAAAAGTATACATGAAGGCATGCATAGAACTGgtcaccgaaataatgcaaaactgcaaaatgtcataactttgttatttcctgtctgattttgatgaaatttctgaAATATCTGATTTTACTGTATCTATTAAAATCGGATCAGTCCTTGGTTACCTCTCTTCATTCCGATTGCAATCTTTGAATTATCCTGAATCAAGTACAAGTAATTGTTTATTACTagtaatattacatttttctATCAAATTTATTACTATATTTACACgaacatgaacaaaataaatccTTTAATGGGAACCCAATCCAACTGAAGTAGATTTATAAAGCGCCAGTGCAGTGTATCGAAACTGCAATACCTCCATTCCTTCGATAAAACTCATGCATTTGGTGAAGGCAGTTGATACGGTCCGAGGGCTGCACCACAGGAATACTTTGACCTGATTGGCATCCAACTCATCTACCGAATGGTCATCTTTTCTTACGTCATCCATGGTCTCTTTCCAACAAAGCGCAGTCAGAACTGTCCTCGACGATGCACCAAGCAACGATCATTGAATAATGAAGTTCAATACTAATTGTTCAAAGTTCTATCGATTCATGCATTGAAGTTTAAGACTGCCAAATCATTGATAGGCAGGACGTGATTCTAGGGGAGGCTATCATATTCAGACTCCGTTTCGATGTCGTTTTATGGCCATTTCTAATGGGAGGGGGGTCAAGTATACCTTACAAGTTACAAAAGATAATGTATGCAATGGCGGATCGAAGCAGGGGCGGGGGGTACAGTcggcccggcccccccccccttcagaggcacaaataaaatttgtaatgtaaaaatgccgttaaaaaaAGGCCCCGTTTGaaagtgaagattttttttttgcttgtcaatttttttcatggacgaaaatgtccttaatttttgggttgaaaaccattttttttgcttgtcaaatttttcttcgGGGAAATGTGatcccttttggaaaatccagAATCCGCCCCTGAATGTATGTAGTGACATAGCAGCACACCTGGCTCATTCGGAAGTCGGTtcttaagccccccccccttaactaTTCCCCAGTTATATGTGTGCGAttaagggtgcgtttattcgacacttttttaccctagaatcatgattagaatcatgattcaaatcacgattctgcagaatcacgattgcgtttaaaGTGGacataaacgtctttcaaatcacaaacatgaaacacggaaaaaggggcgtttggaaagacgtttctgtagaatcacgaacgaaaagggtcgtataaacgatatcgtgatttgaatcatgattctatgacgtcattgtgtcgtgcttcttccgggttcgactcaaaggcgcgcgctgtgtttcgtgcaggttaattttcgtgtagcagattgccagtgtactagtaccggtatatgccaattgtcatgtgcatttaggaattatcattctgtgtattgtaccccggggttgtactgtagcgtcatttgtatatttcactcagggtgaccagatttcacaaaatgaaatacgggacaattgacaaacgaagatcaacaaagaagcccacacaaagtgtgggcttctgagaatctatagtataattataagacttttgaaaaaaatataaagaattagaagggaaggtgaacgaaagaatgaaggagagaaagaaaagagatgattgggaaggaaagaaaataaaggaaaacagaaaaaataacagaaagttagaataaaaggatgaaagaaataataagagataaaaaaggtttccgtcattctttgaaatgaatatagaaagaaagaaaggaagggaagattaataaatgtctcgcaaaataaaggagaTAATAAaggggaaaggtgagaaaaagaaggaggaaagaaagaatgaaggaaataaacatgtttccttcattctttgaaagaaagaaacaaaagaaagaaaataaaaataagggaaaagaataagaagggaaaaatgaagaaaggaataaagaatggaagggaagaatgaaggggaagagaacgaaaaaatagaaaataatggaaggagagaaagaacgaaaagaaacaggagacgaagagagaaggaagccaaggtaattataaggaaagaaagaatgaaggaaataaaaaagtatattggataaagaaggaaagaaagaaaaatgaacagagagagagagagagaaaagaaaatgtcgaggaaagaaagataggaaataaagatagatggaacaaaaaagggcaagcagaaaggatagggtatatataaaataaagaaaagggaaaagttcaaacttcaagtaaacaaaaaatccaatcatctaataaaaatcataactttatttggtgtttttttaaatgtatttttaaaattttaaacataaaatattttagaaatgaataaaatttcaaagtgaaacatattgtcaaacttaaaaattagatgaaacatcgcggcatcgtgcacaccaagactcaaaacgaaagctgaaacaactagatctatgaaaagtcaataacattttcctccgattacatctccaaatcattaaactgagaatccatagtataattataagaatttcccgccgattttgtgattattttggtggaaaaactgtttatcatgtgaggtgtttgcaccattgagaatttgcttcgatcctccatgcctagctagtagcctgccacacacaggcaggaggccagttcgtttgcaatgtattagcaagaaatcatcgcagaacttgcaaaagtttacagttatcgatttaattgttgtccctgcttcgtcagctgttggttatttaatgaaaattcgtcacttttaaatgtattaactacattttgttcaatattctgaaatacgggacaatcccgggaaatacgggacgtctggtcaccctgatttcactgttttcatcaatcatgtgttcaagttccaaaggcacaaattggactgacgacgaactcagggctctgcttgtgctttgggctcagcctgaagcacaagcatcccttaccgggattcacagaaatataagacgatctacgagtcccttccagcggcgcttgcgagggagggatttcaacggagatgtggcaccgcctgtcgagacaaaattaacagaattcgtgcccagtactacggctaccgaacaccatttttgatgaaccgacaagattgaatacaagtaaacaaaaacaatacgaggtacaatacacggaattctggaagtaaaagatttatttttcggaagccgagttgcacttgcacaaacgatcgcgcgttagctccggtggcagcaaaaatctagcagccgacgtgaagttagaaacacgcgcgaaaatgttgacctatacttcctgggtcaaactgcgcactgtgatgcgcactggatcggcccgaattcagggtgaaacagcgttagaaagatggtcgtataaacgctgattctgtcggatcgtgattcatgttgctgttttgaatcatgattcaaatcgtgattccaatcatgattctgggttgaggtcgcataaacgcagccttaggctgcgtttatgcgacctcaacccagaattgCTCTGAAGGTGGATTTATCTGTATCCCCCATCAAATATCTCCCTTCAGGAaccccgaccccccccccccccccgagaaacAAGAGCAAAATGACATCatgaatcaatcaattttgaaatcagtaaaaaaaatatattgataaataaacaattgatgGGGAAACTCACTCCAACAAGTTATCTACGAGCTTATGTGTTTCAAAGTTCATTCTAAAGTGGCCATTTTCATAAAAACGTTTACAGTTTACTCaaacatttttatgagatatgaCGAGGTCGTACATGTTAGGGAATTTTAGCAATCACTACGCAGAAGATTTCTATAACGCGGAAAATCTTTTGTCAAGAGCATTTCTTATAACAGCATTTTCCGTCCTGGACTCAAGACAAACGACGTGTTTGCATTTTTCCATCAGCTCCGAAATTTAGGACCAAATTTCTGTTccgtttttgttttctttttctttttgttgtttattttttacaaagacatcccagctgttcattgtcactATTTGAagaggatttttttatgaatttatcgTCTTTTTTAAGCCGTCGTGCATCGTGAAGCGAAAAACTCACTATCAATGAAGGGTACGAACGATGAGGGCAGTGTTCTTCGCCCCCTGTCTTGAAGAGCCCTATTTggcaaaaacataaaaataatatcttGTGTTCCATCTATTCAAgattaaaaaatgtatatgaATATGAGGTAAAAACAACTTAAGGAGGAAATTGATACACAAGGGGAATCGATGTTAGGGTGAACTTTACTTGGAAAGATAACTACCCATTTTGTTTACTAATAATGTGCAAGTTCCAGTATCTCCTTTATGCCCAGCACTCAGATGTCCgcaattgaaattaataatcaTCCCCTACTGGTATGGTGCGTTTTTCTCTTCCATTAGGcatccatttttatttctgatttacTTTGTTTAATGACAACCCCTTTCCCTATGACATACAAATCTTAAGATGATACTTCTTTCGTTCGAGAAGGGTCCCTTTCTTTAAAGTGGGTACGTACTCCGGGCTGAGAAcaattatatctaaataaatggaTTGAAATTAaccaagcaaaatgctgaaaatttcatcaaaatctgataacaaataacaaagttattccattttaaagtttaacaatattttgtgaaacagttgtatgcacgttataatgaatattcattaggtgggctgatgatgcccCCACTTACCTTACGttcttttatgaaattcatattttcatgcatGTGGGTATTATGCTAGTATGTTTACCTTATAATGAAAatagttgcagcaatgaatatattatgcataaattagttgttaatacattttttcttaattcttggagaacaaaacttaaaaaaaaagtggggaaaTTGCACTATTAGTTTACTCATTGAATGTTCATGAAGACATgactagaactgtttcaccgaaataatgcaaatctttaaaatgccataacgtATTCCTTCCGATTTGGATCagattttcagtgtttgtttgtatgatttttctttatctgttcaaatcatgtcattttcatgtttAAGCAATCCAGTCACTTTCTATTCCACTGAGTATATGTTACTGAAGTCATAACCCAATCATTCCTTGTCATTTCATGCAGATGGGGGCTATCATAACCACGGAGCTCCAACGATTCTTACGACCAAGGGGGAAAAATGTAGTAATGAAATTTGAGTACCGCCCGAAAATGGAAATGTCAGTTAAAGATGTGAAATACGAAATTTCTATTTAAAATATCAGAGGGTGTTGCCTAATGATGCCGGGTACATCTTTGGGGTAAAGATCGATTGAAAAAATggacactgtaaaaactgcggtgttaaaactgacaccaattggtgttaatagaggaccacaccctgaggtgttaaaattacaccctagagattaaacgtaacaccaaagagtgtaaatgtaacaacaaaaggtgttgcaatagcacctataggtgtaaaactaacgccaccaatttaacaccggtgtataataactggtgtggtcctctatgtacaccggttaacaccacagtttttgctgtgtggggTCAACATGTCGGgggtagaaaaaaaagtaaaccGGCGATTGTAGGCATTATTCTTTTGTTTACGTAATcgttttgatattttaagaaTTAAAAATCGAATCAGAAGTGCTTTGAAGGATCAAATTTTATTGTATAAGTTCAAATAACCTCCTTTTTTATTGGAGTGTGATACAACTGTCCGGAAACTATGTATTGCTCAAATAAATGGTATAAACGATTATATGATAAGGTAGCGCCATCTAGAGGCAGAAAACGTTTTCTGTTTCGTTTTCAAAAATACTGAGAAAAAtcttacccaatattgggtagtaAGAGACATGCATGCTTGCTTGGTATTTTTTCTACCCCATATTTGGCTAAATACATGTTTTAAGTGTAAATTTTAACGCAACATAGtgtaaaattgacaaaatatttgatatcaatttacCAAACCAACATGCATGTGCCATTTCACCCAATATTGGGGAAAACCTTTTTAAGAGGGCTGGGGGGTTTTACAATGTCAATAAGTTAAGGGTTTCTTTTCGTAAATTTTGTTCGGCAAACTGTTAGTCAAATCTAGCGCAATAAGATAATGCATATGATGGTCATCTGGTCATCATGATGGTATGAACGATTTCCTGCCCCTGCTCTACAACTCCATTCGCCGATTCTAGCCAACCTTCTCTCACTCTCGCCTCTCCATTATAATTTCTACCTCTATTCggattttttccccctttttttgcgtTTCGAAAAATATTGTCCTACACATCACATGGACAATGCATCTTGGttgatttcaagaaaatcttgaATAGGTAGGAAGGGTTACTTTAGCCTAGCCGCATATGACAGGTATACTCTCTACTACACAACTGGCAGAAGATTAAGATTTATGTGTAACTTGGGGAGTTGCCAATTTAGTCATACTATTTTCAATGATTAAAGGTAATTAAAAGTACCTGTCAAAGACCTTTAACGCCTACATATTTGTCCTTGATTTCTTTAACCTTTTTACGTTTGTTTCGTGACCATCAAACCTCAACGACTTTATCCAATTTgcgttttttttctattttatcatcTACTCAAGGCAAAAAGTTTGCTCAGTGAAGCACGAGCagagaattaaaaataatatctcATACAGTGTAGGTAAGAGGGAGTCAAATACTTAAATTAATAACGTCATTGTCGCTAGCATAGGACgggaaataaaatataagaGCATTATCATAAATTCTCTGTGTATACATTTTCTAATCAAGTTTTAATCAGAGATGCAGAATGAAATTGGACGGATTAAACAATCAACGTGAT
Protein-coding sequences here:
- the LOC121424498 gene encoding uncharacterized protein LOC121424498, encoding MDDVRKDDHSVDELDANQVKVFLWCSPRTVSTAFTKCMSFIEGMEIWSEPFVYCYLSSKEVKKKLNVDLPFVLEGNEDIYAKTTELIRTFTGSNVITERIVYANVKPRLEAAKGRYVFVKDMCLGISKETYQYLPKGFRHTFLIRTPERALYSFRNSYYHHGKSHGLLEGPAADYDTFDVTRDDPHMDDGYYTLAVYEFWKYVRSELEEEPIVIDADDLLTHPKEMLKKYCELVGLPFSESLLQWDSSLDTFKTWKQCGDDQLMQMADFYGRAMHSSCFMPPSKQVPRDQMTPDVIKGIEMTMASYQEMYEHRIKI